Genomic DNA from Triticum dicoccoides isolate Atlit2015 ecotype Zavitan chromosome 4B, WEW_v2.0, whole genome shotgun sequence:
GGAACTGAGCTCCACTCCTTTGTCGTCGGCCTAGAGGTTTATTTTTCTTCACATGTTTTTTGCCCTACTGTTTCTTCTTCTTCAAGAACCATGGGAATCTCATGTTTCTAATGTGTTGCTGCGCATTGTAGGGCTCACCTGATCTCAAGGCCGCGAGAGAGGTAGCTGACTATCTTGGAACCATCCATCACGAGTTCCATTTCACCGTCCAGGTAAAGAAAAGCAAATGAAAGCTCAAGCCTCAGGACATCTTGATGCTTCATGCTTGGCATAATAAATTTGAGATTAAAACCCAACAGAACACTCACACTGACAACCCCACAAATTTGATTAAAACCTTAAGCCTTAAGACATCTTGGCATATAGTAAATGAAAAAGACTGCTCACTACAGACAGCGGGTGATCAGAGATTCAGAGGTACTGATGAGTCATTTTGTCCTGTTTAGGATGGCATCGACGCCATCGAGGAGGTGATCTACCACAACGAGACGTACGACGTGACGACCATACGTGCGAGCACGCCGATGTTCCTGATGGCGCGCAAGATCAAGGCGCTCGGGGTTAAGATGGTGCTGTCAGGAGAAGGCTCCGACGAGCTCCTTGGCGGCTACCTCTACTTCCACTTCGCCCCAAACAAGGAGGAGTTCCACAAGGAGACCTGCCGCAAGGTGCTAACTGAAACTGCATGGCTAATTAACAATAATACTGCACAAGCAACCAAGAAACACCAGTCGGATTCTCTCGGGTTTGACGCGAAACTGATGTGAAACCCGCAGGTGAAGGCGCTCCATCAGTATGACTGCCTGCGCGCCAACAAGGCCACGTCCGCTTGGGGACTGGAAGTTCGCGTGCCGTTCCTCGACAAGGAGTTCATCGACGTCGCCATGAGCATGGACCCCGAGTGGAAACTGGTACAAGCTCACTCATCTCTGCCATGAAGGAGAAATTGTTTGCTAAGCGCATGTTTGATTCGTTTTGGCTCTGAATTTTCTGACGGTTTACGTTTTCTTCTTGTTGCTGCGACGCAGTACGACGCCAATCTGGGCCGCATCGAGAAGTGGGTGCTGAGGAAGGCGTTCGATGACGAGAAGGAGCCTTACCTGCCGAAGGTACAGACACCACCTTGTTTGAGTTTTTCAGAAGATCAGATATCCCGCGTAGTATGCACAGGGGGCCGCGTTCTGTTCTGAACTAATGGTTTCTGCAACTGTACTGTTCCCCTCCACAGCATATATTGTACCGGCAGAAGGAGCAGTTCAGTGACGGCGTCGGCTACAACTGGATCGACGGCCTCAAGGCTTTTACTGAGCAGCAGGTGACTGACGAGATGATGAAGAACGCCGCAGAGGAGTACCCGTACAACACCCCCATCAACAAGGAGGCCTACTACTACCGGATGATCTTCGAGAGGCTCTACCCTCAGGTAATTGATTAATAATTCTGAGAGATAGCAAGCAGTTTAACTGACGGATTCTATACCCATTGGAAGAATATTTACTGACGTGCAAGGTATAAATCTGAACTGATGCAGGAGTCGGCGAGGGAGACGGTGCCGTGGGGTCCGAGCATCGCGTGCAGCACGCCGGCGGCCATCGAGTGGGTGGCGCAGTGGAAGGCCTCCAACGACCCCTCCGGCCGGCACATCGCCTCCCACAACGATGCCGCCCCCGCTCATGCCCACGCCAACGGGAACGGGGCAGTGGCCAACGGGAAAGCCAACGGGAACGGCACGGCGAACGGGAACGCCAACGCCAACGGGACTCTGGTCCCGTGCTAGCCGTCGCCGCTCGCACTAGCTGGTTCGTAGGAGCGTGCGTGTGCGCGTGTCCTCGGACTGATGGCCCATAATGCCATTGGCGCCGCGGCCGGTGCTGTTGTTGTGTACTCCTACCTGTTGTACCTTTCTTCAGTGTtgttgtgtgtgcgtgtgcgtgggaTGGAGCTCGCGGTCCGAGCATGTGGCGGGGACGATGGATCGCCTGTACAACAAGATCGTGAATTAAGTGAACTAGTATGGTGTACTGcccaaaaaggctttcgccccgattTATATATAAAGCACAATCCACAGCAGCACGGTACAAACAAACGCTATcaaaacacacgcacacacccaaagcAGGATATAAAGATGCTGAACGCAGCAACACCTTCCCTAGCACTACAATATCCACCGGGGTCCGCCGCCGTGAACACGCTACTGCGATGAGATGAAGCCACAGATGACGAACCGTGAGCTTCAAgtcggcgccttcaggaaggaaacgacaccggagcgccgccaccgcccgaccgAGAGTCAGAGTTTCCCCTAGAGCAACAcaacgggcaatgagagccgcgacgacgccttcaggaagggagcgaGTTTTGCCGCCGCCTGTCCGTTCGAAGAAAGAGTGGGTTTTCACCCCGACCAACACTCactgccaccgaacgccacaccccgatAACCACACCGCCCCCACG
This window encodes:
- the LOC119290620 gene encoding asparagine synthetase [glutamine-hydrolyzing] 1, with amino-acid sequence MCGILAVLGCADWSQAKRARVLSCSRRLKHRGPDWSGLFQCEGNFLAQQRLSVVSPLSGDQPLYNEDRTVVVVANGEIYNHKKIRKQFAAKHTFTTGSDCEVIIPLYEEYGENFVNMLDGVFSFVLYDTRNKTYMAARDAVGVNPLYFGRGSDGSVWIASEMKALHEDCPKFELFPPGNLYSSAAGGFRRWYNPQWFAEHVPATAYQPLVLREAFEKAVIKRLMTDVPFGVLLSGGLDSSLVASVTKRHLIETEAAKKFGTELHSFVVGLEGSPDLKAAREVADYLGTIHHEFHFTVQDGIDAIEEVIYHNETYDVTTIRASTPMFLMARKIKALGVKMVLSGEGSDELLGGYLYFHFAPNKEEFHKETCRKVKALHQYDCLRANKATSAWGLEVRVPFLDKEFIDVAMSMDPEWKLYDANLGRIEKWVLRKAFDDEKEPYLPKHILYRQKEQFSDGVGYNWIDGLKAFTEQQVTDEMMKNAAEEYPYNTPINKEAYYYRMIFERLYPQESARETVPWGPSIACSTPAAIEWVAQWKASNDPSGRHIASHNDAAPAHAHANGNGAVANGKANGNGTANGNANANGTLVPC